The genomic stretch GGAAATGGTGTACATATATCTTTTCTCTTAATTAAAAGGGTAAATTTAATGATAATGAGAAGTCATAATATGCAATTCATATTAGTACTAACTAGGAATCAAAAGATCTGAAAAAGCCTTGGGGACAGGAGTGTTTGGCCAAACATATTTCCAATAATCTTCTCCAAATGTTATTGCACCAATTTCCACAAAAGCCAACtgtaaaaaaaattcacattttaTATATTAGTGTTGAAAAATTTCTCGCAcattctttcttataaagaagttcatgaagatttcaaacaaaaaccaaATATACATTATGTATAATGAGTAGAAAATAGATAATAACTTACACAAAACAGAGCCAGAACCGTGATATGTGCAAACTTCATTTGGCTAGTTACAAAGAAGTGATAACTGTGAAGTGTTTAGTAAGAGCGTGTATGAAACTGATACAAGTTTCTCATTATTTATAGGTAAATACATACCTATaattgcatgcaaaacttgtcgTATTGATCTTGTTGATTCCTCCAAGTGGTAACAAAGTTTATGCACATTGCATCCATGCAAAACAATTGCATTGTCTCCTCCAAATTTAATTATTGTCTCGAAAAGATACCAAAGCTAACTTGTTTTACCTTGTGCACATGGCTTTCATGCACATCACCTTATTCCATGCAAAGCCTGTGTGTAGTTTCTGTTTCTGTCTAAACTTACAAACTTTTTGTGCAAATGGCGTCCATGCATGAAGTTGCCATTAATTAGTATCCAAAGTTTATGGTATCATTCATCACTTTTGATTCTCCTTCCTTTAGCATAGTAAATGTAGCATTCTCCTTCCAAAGACTCCAATGCTTATTAAGACTCCAATGCTTACTAAGGTAAAAAAAAAGACTAtaacatatttataaaattaatatattttaaattcttataaatttataaataaaattactcaaatttattttcaaaataagaaaaatgaatgaataaaatttcttaaaaaggattgaaaaaacaattatttatatTCGGGTTAGAGTATCTTAATTCTTTTATTCAACTGTAAAGTTACTTATAAAAAAAGTGTagcaaatataaaatttaaagactactccctccgtcccaaaataagtgtcacatttactttttaggttcattgaatatttaatgtatctagtctgtatagagaccagatacattaaatattcaatgaatctaaaaagtaaatgtgacacttattttgggacagagggagtactatattatatattttttaaaaattaaaattatatttaatagtaTGAATTAGAGTCAGTTAGATTTATAGCTCATCATGTTGAGCCTTATTAATTATAACCATGTAGGAAGTATTTTTTATATCACACACTCATGAGTTTCTCAACTTTACTCATTATGAATTACTTCCGACCACAAATTAGACCAATTGCGGTGATAGCAGATTCCATAGACCAATTGCGGTGATAGCAGATTCCATAGCCAAGATAGCACTCATAAGCTCAACAAACAGAGCATTAACGGGACCCAAATTACAAGAGAAACTGTTCATGGAACAGGGGTGGTCTTATAGCTCAGCGAGTCTCGGCACCCGTGTCCGAGCTCAACTCCTATTTTCTTTGCATTCTTCCAATTTAATAACCGATATTTAAACAAAATCAGaagtaaaattagtaaaaatagggtgtgaaaacTAAAACATATGAATAATGAATGGTCTAGtccaattaattatttttgtcCAGACTGTTTAAAATTTCTGACTCCAGATTTAATCTATTAAGCCAGGATTGAGAGAAACTATAAGAATCCATCCAAGGCTTAGTTATGAAAACAAACTTATTTGCCTATAGtctattacaaaaatattttttttactacaaaaatattttttttacttgtaTGGATCGTTTTTGAAAAAATCCTacaaaataatatgttttttaCAACATTTTTTTATGGTATGTGTTTTTTAAACTAATCAAGTGTAGTTACTACGATAGTAGTAGAAAGTTTAATAGTTTGTTAACGTAGTTTTGATCAATAAAATAACAAACAATACAAGGAGGCAATTCGTTAATTAAGTACCGCATAGACTAAGAATTGACCGCCTTAAGTAATGTAtgagcaaccgaattcgcttggcgcttTATGAACCTAGCCTCAAAGTTCGAAAAAAGGTGCAACAAATTCTTAATAGATTAAATAACAAGACTAAATTCAGATCGTCCCACGTGCTTAGAGATGATAGCTTAAACTACTAATTGAGAGTCGCTTTAAAAAATAACATCGGACAATTGTAACAAGATAGCACGTTGCATAGCTTCTTTCAGAGCCATGGCTTCCGTAACAATAGTGGATAAGATACCATAATCCCAAGCCACACCAGCAACAATAAAACTATCAACATTGTCTCTCACACACCACCCTCTATTGTTGAACTCAAGACTTTGTTAAACCCCACATCcacattacatttcaatttccCTTCAATTGGCGGACTCCACACAGGAGGGGGAGCACCTAATTAAAAATCATTTAAGTTAGTATTTTAGATCTAATTAGAAATATGGATTTGTTGGCTGACCAATGAAACTTATTTTTTAAAGAGGTGGACACTGGTTTTAAATGTTGGAAATTATGAAATCATGGGtgttgttccaaaatgacaaaataAGTAATTGAGTTAATGGTAATAAATTCATTATAAATAGTCCCACAtagaaagttaaaaattatttgagttagtatttttttttttgacaaaatcaaacttaactcatatcattaatcaaatgaacttcaatacaaggaggaattacattAAAGATACTACGCTTAGACCATGAATTGGCCGCCTTAACTAAAGAGtcggcaaccatattcgcttggcgtttaataaactttacctcaaagtttggaaTAGAAACTAACAATTGTTTAATAGATAGAAGAATACAATTAAACTCTGATGAACCCGTGACCGACGAATAAATACCTTTACTAACCAACTGAGAGTCGCTTTCAAAGATCACACAGTTCATGTTCAAAGTGACAGCATGTTGAACCGCTTCTTTCAAGGCTAAAGCCTCCGCCTCTAAAGGCGATAAATTACCGATATCCCAAGAAATGCCGGCCATAATGAATCTACCCATGGCATCACGAAAACACCACCCTCTATTTGTGGACCTGTAAGTTTTATTGAAACCAGCATCAACATTACATTTAACCCACCATTCACCAGGAGGGGACCAGTTTACAGGAGTATGAGCATTCGAACTTCTATTCTGATTATCTTGGGCGGTAAACCACTCTTGCCAATTAAAGAAGGCTTGCAATCCCATTCTAGAGAATCCCTCTCGATCGTTATTCCACACTATATTATTACGGTTTTTCCAAATCACCTCTATCGTCATAGCAAACCGCCCCGCTTCCTTCCTATCTTCTTTACTACAAACATCAAGAATAAGGGATTTAACATCATTAAAATGATGAAGATGAGGCTCAATGATAGATAACAAACCTGCTACCCGCCAACATTGGATAATGGTATTGCAACCGAAAAACACATGCCAATCCTCTTCCTCATTGTCCTCGCAAACCGGGCACTCCATCGGGCATTGTACAAAATGTTTGCGCAGGCTAACCCGGGACGGTAAACAACCACGGCAAATCCTCCACAACAGGTGTTTAACTCTAAGAGGAGCCATGATATTCCACAACTCTTCCCACTTGCCGGCCACTTTGTAACTAGTACGATGAATGGGCGAATTTCTCCAAAGACGGTAACCTGAGCGGACGTTATAAGTCCCATTATTCTCTGCACTCCAAACCAAACCATCAACCAACACGTCCTCTATCAAAGGGACATTCAAGATCTCTTTAGCAACTACATTGTCAAACAATGAATGGATAATTAGAAATATGGATTTGTTGGCTGACCAAAGAAACTTATTTTTTAAAGAGGTGGGCATTAGTTCTAAATGTTGGAAATTGTGAACAATAATTGTCATGGGtgttgttccaaaatgacaaaataGGCAATTGAGTTAATGACAATAAATGCATTGTAACTAATCTCACATATAAAATACTTGAAACACTGAACTcaccaaaggacccaaaaaggaTAAGGTGCCACATGGACATATGTGGTGATCCCAAGCATTATGCCACTTATCACAACCAAACAACCCCTCGCCGGTGGCGACGGCTCCGGGACCGGGTTCGAGGGCGTGGGCATAGAGGCGCTAGTGGCAGCTTGTAGACAACACTTGAGCACTCTCTAGGGGCCGACCTGTTGTTCCTATTTTTGGTTAGTgcttgagatttgaattttgaattcggaGAATGACAACTCTTCATGAGATGCTGTAGAATAAAACCATGCAACTGTTGGTATAACATGTAATAGGCCAAACATCATTACtcttggaaaaaaaattgtttcaccaagggt from Vicia villosa cultivar HV-30 ecotype Madison, WI linkage group LG4, Vvil1.0, whole genome shotgun sequence encodes the following:
- the LOC131598564 gene encoding uncharacterized protein LOC131598564, which encodes MTIIVHNFQHLELMPTSLKNKFLWSANKSIFLIIHSLFDNVVAKEILNVPLIEDVLVDGLVWSAENNGTYNVRSGYRLWRNSPIHRTSYKVAGKWEELWNIMAPLRVKHLLWRICRGCLPSRVSLRKHFVQCPMECPVCEDNEEEDWHVFFGCNTIIQCWRVAGLLSIIEPHLHHFNDVKSLILDVCSKEDRKEAGRFAMTIEVIWKNRNNIVWNNDREGFSRMGLQAFFNWQEWFTAQDNQNRSSNAHTPVNWSPPGEWWVKCNVDAGFNKTYRSTNRGWCFRDAMGRFIMAGISWDIGNLSPLEAEALALKEAVQHAVTLNMNCVIFESDSQLVSKGAPPPVWSPPIEGKLKCNVDVGFNKVLSSTIEGGV